One part of the Engraulis encrasicolus isolate BLACKSEA-1 chromosome 17, IST_EnEncr_1.0, whole genome shotgun sequence genome encodes these proteins:
- the LOC134467265 gene encoding protein zwilch homolog isoform X3 translates to MVHLGHLDFSLETRCIQLKLENGKDREEAEGSLPCDDLHDPEETGEEQKRDIGPQPLPMKTARQLLSWYTMSWFQNMPTSAGVPLPPLRVRCDVDTKGYAQYNLFGSMQVENTIESQCSIAGVFRWSNREKILQMPPKSSEAVLQMKIEEDAHPEFRRSKKTCHKSFL, encoded by the exons ATGGTTCATCTTGGCCATTTGGATTTTAGCCTGGAGAcgcgctgcattcag TTGAAGCTAGAAAATGGAAAGGACAGGGAAGAAGCTGAAGGCTCACTGCCCTGCGATGACCTGCATGATCCAGAGGAAACTGGTGAGGAACAGAAGAGGGACATCGGTCCTCAACCGCTTCCAATGAAGACAGCAAG ACAGTTGTTGTCGTGGTACACAATGAGCTGGTTCCAGAACATGCCTACGTCGGCAGGTGTCCCACTGCCTCCTCTTCGGGTACGCTGTGAT GTGGACACCAAGGGCTATGCGCAGTATAACCTGTTTGGCTCCATGCAGGTGGAGAACACCATCGAGTCGCAGTGCAGCATTGCCGGTGTCTTCAGGTGGAGCAACAGGGAGAAGATCCTGCAGATGCCACCAAAGTCCTCTGAAGCCGTACTG CAAATGAAGATTGAAGAAGATGCCCATCCTGAGTTCAGAAGGTCAAAAAAAACCTGCCACAAGTCCTTTTTATGA
- the tob1b gene encoding protein Tob1b, which translates to MQLEIQVALNFIISYLYNKLPRRRVNIFGEELERQLKKKYEGHWYPDKPYKGSGYRCLHVGEKVDPVVERAAKESGLDIEDVRHNLPQDLSVWIDPFEVSYQIGEKGPVKVLYVDDNVENSNHGNSNGVNGMGMSELDKEIRNSFNPEAQVFMPISEPLGVSAGSSSPESSSPSPPFGQSSAAVSPSFLPRSTQPLTFTTATFAATKFGSTKMKSSGRNNGNGNAGNGNSINGNGVNNNMNIGINGGVSGGSKVTPPHRTSPINHLGLNVNVNSLLKHKAMSTSMHSLYGLGLGNQQQQKASALSPNAKEFVFSSLQGPASAGGVGGAFGGDSSNPLNPLSPLQYSNAFDMFSAYGSLNDKSLMDGLSFSLGNLQYSNQQFQPVMAN; encoded by the exons ATGCAGTTGGAAATCCAAGTAGCTCTCAACTTCATCATCTCCTACCTTTACAACAAGCTCCCGCGCCGCAGAGTCAACATCTTTGGCGAGGAACTCGAGAGGCAGCTCAAGAAGAAGTATGAGGGCCACTGGTACCCGGACAAGCCATACAAG GGCTCCGGCTACAGGTGCCTGCACGTTGGCGAGAAGGTGGACCCCGTAGTGGAGCGGGCGGCGAAGGAGAGCGGCCTGGACATCGAGGACGTCCGCCACAACCTGCCGCAGGACCTGAGCGTGTGGATCGACCCCTTCGAGGTCTCCTACCAGATCGGCGAGAAGGGGCCTGTCAAGGTGCTCTATGTGGACGACAACGTGGAGAACAGCAACCACGGCAACAGCAACGGCGTCAACGGTATGGGGATGTCGGAGCTGGACAAGGAGATCCGCAACAGCTTCAACCCCGAGGCACAGGTCTTCATGCCCATCAGCGAGCCACTAGGGGTGTCCGCGGGCAGCAGCTCTCCCGAGTCCAGCTCTCCGTCTCCACCGTTTGGCCAGTCCTCGGCCGCCGTCAGCCCGTCGTTCCTGCCGCGCTCCACCCAGCCGCTCACCTTCACCACGGCGACCTTCGCCGCCACCAAGTTTGGCTCCACCAAGATGAAGAGCAGCGGACGCAACAACGGAAACGGTAACGCCGGTAACGGGAACAGCATCAACGGCAATGGCGTCAACAATAACATGAACATCGGTATCAACGGCGGTGTCAGCGGAGGCAGCAAGGTGACGCCCCCTCATCGCACGTCCCCCATCAACCACCTGGGCCTGAATGTGAacgtgaacagcctgctgaagcATAAAGCCATGTCCACATCCATGCACTCCCTCTATGGCCTGGGGCTGggcaaccagcagcagcagaaggctTCCGCACTGTCCCCCAACGCAAAGGAGTTTGTCTTCTCCAGCCTGCAGGGCCCAGCTAGCGCTGGTGGTGTCggcggagcattcggaggggacAGCAGCAACCCCCTGAACCCCCTCAGCCCGCTGCAGTACAGTAACGCCTTCGACATGTTCTCGGCCTACGGAAGCCTCAACGACAAGTCTCTCATGGACGGCCTCAGCTTCAGCCTGGGCAACTTGCAGTATTCTAACCAGCAGTTCCAGCCCGTCATGGCTAACTAA
- the LOC134467265 gene encoding uncharacterized protein LOC134467265 isoform X5, which translates to MVHLGHLDFSLETRCIQLKLENGKDREEAEGSLPCDDLHDPEETGEEQKRDIGPQPLPMKTARQLLSWYTMSWFQNMPTSAGVPLPPLRVRCDVENTIESQCSIAGVFRWSNREKILQMPPKSSEAVLVSKHCIVYLFIFITKTNFHDLIHFNEVTLL; encoded by the exons ATGGTTCATCTTGGCCATTTGGATTTTAGCCTGGAGAcgcgctgcattcag TTGAAGCTAGAAAATGGAAAGGACAGGGAAGAAGCTGAAGGCTCACTGCCCTGCGATGACCTGCATGATCCAGAGGAAACTGGTGAGGAACAGAAGAGGGACATCGGTCCTCAACCGCTTCCAATGAAGACAGCAAG ACAGTTGTTGTCGTGGTACACAATGAGCTGGTTCCAGAACATGCCTACGTCGGCAGGTGTCCCACTGCCTCCTCTTCGGGTACGCTGTGAT GTGGAGAACACCATCGAGTCGCAGTGCAGCATTGCCGGTGTCTTCAGGTGGAGCAACAGGGAGAAGATCCTGCAGATGCCACCAAAGTCCTCTGAAGCCGTACTGGTGAGCAAGCACTGTATAGTATACTTGTTTATATTCATAACAAAAACAAACTTTCATGACTTGATTCATTTTAATGAAGTTACTCTACTATGA
- the LOC134467265 gene encoding protein zwilch homolog isoform X2, producing MVHLGHLDFSLETRCIQLKLENGKDREEAEGSLPCDDLHDPEETGEEQKRDIGPQPLPMKTARQLLSWYTMSWFQNMPTSAGVPLPPLRVDTKGYAQYNLFGSMQVENTIESQCSIAGVFRWSNREKILQMPPKSSEAVLVSKHCIVYLFIFITKTNFHDLIHFNEVTLL from the exons ATGGTTCATCTTGGCCATTTGGATTTTAGCCTGGAGAcgcgctgcattcag TTGAAGCTAGAAAATGGAAAGGACAGGGAAGAAGCTGAAGGCTCACTGCCCTGCGATGACCTGCATGATCCAGAGGAAACTGGTGAGGAACAGAAGAGGGACATCGGTCCTCAACCGCTTCCAATGAAGACAGCAAG ACAGTTGTTGTCGTGGTACACAATGAGCTGGTTCCAGAACATGCCTACGTCGGCAGGTGTCCCACTGCCTCCTCTTCGG GTGGACACCAAGGGCTATGCGCAGTATAACCTGTTTGGCTCCATGCAGGTGGAGAACACCATCGAGTCGCAGTGCAGCATTGCCGGTGTCTTCAGGTGGAGCAACAGGGAGAAGATCCTGCAGATGCCACCAAAGTCCTCTGAAGCCGTACTGGTGAGCAAGCACTGTATAGTATACTTGTTTATATTCATAACAAAAACAAACTTTCATGACTTGATTCATTTTAATGAAGTTACTCTACTATGA
- the LOC134467265 gene encoding protein zwilch homolog isoform X4, translating to MQKSASTQKLKLENGKDREEAEGSLPCDDLHDPEETGEEQKRDIGPQPLPMKTARQLLSWYTMSWFQNMPTSAGVPLPPLRVRCDVDTKGYAQYNLFGSMQVENTIESQCSIAGVFRWSNREKILQMPPKSSEAVLVSKHCIVYLFIFITKTNFHDLIHFNEVTLL from the exons ATGCAGAAATCTGCCTCTACTCAAAAA TTGAAGCTAGAAAATGGAAAGGACAGGGAAGAAGCTGAAGGCTCACTGCCCTGCGATGACCTGCATGATCCAGAGGAAACTGGTGAGGAACAGAAGAGGGACATCGGTCCTCAACCGCTTCCAATGAAGACAGCAAG ACAGTTGTTGTCGTGGTACACAATGAGCTGGTTCCAGAACATGCCTACGTCGGCAGGTGTCCCACTGCCTCCTCTTCGGGTACGCTGTGAT GTGGACACCAAGGGCTATGCGCAGTATAACCTGTTTGGCTCCATGCAGGTGGAGAACACCATCGAGTCGCAGTGCAGCATTGCCGGTGTCTTCAGGTGGAGCAACAGGGAGAAGATCCTGCAGATGCCACCAAAGTCCTCTGAAGCCGTACTGGTGAGCAAGCACTGTATAGTATACTTGTTTATATTCATAACAAAAACAAACTTTCATGACTTGATTCATTTTAATGAAGTTACTCTACTATGA
- the LOC134467265 gene encoding protein zwilch homolog isoform X1, translating to MVHLGHLDFSLETRCIQLKLENGKDREEAEGSLPCDDLHDPEETGEEQKRDIGPQPLPMKTARQLLSWYTMSWFQNMPTSAGVPLPPLRVRCDVDTKGYAQYNLFGSMQVENTIESQCSIAGVFRWSNREKILQMPPKSSEAVLVSKHCIVYLFIFITKTNFHDLIHFNEVTLL from the exons ATGGTTCATCTTGGCCATTTGGATTTTAGCCTGGAGAcgcgctgcattcag TTGAAGCTAGAAAATGGAAAGGACAGGGAAGAAGCTGAAGGCTCACTGCCCTGCGATGACCTGCATGATCCAGAGGAAACTGGTGAGGAACAGAAGAGGGACATCGGTCCTCAACCGCTTCCAATGAAGACAGCAAG ACAGTTGTTGTCGTGGTACACAATGAGCTGGTTCCAGAACATGCCTACGTCGGCAGGTGTCCCACTGCCTCCTCTTCGGGTACGCTGTGAT GTGGACACCAAGGGCTATGCGCAGTATAACCTGTTTGGCTCCATGCAGGTGGAGAACACCATCGAGTCGCAGTGCAGCATTGCCGGTGTCTTCAGGTGGAGCAACAGGGAGAAGATCCTGCAGATGCCACCAAAGTCCTCTGAAGCCGTACTGGTGAGCAAGCACTGTATAGTATACTTGTTTATATTCATAACAAAAACAAACTTTCATGACTTGATTCATTTTAATGAAGTTACTCTACTATGA